The Catharus ustulatus isolate bCatUst1 chromosome 15, bCatUst1.pri.v2, whole genome shotgun sequence genome has a window encoding:
- the LOC117003378 gene encoding ovomucoid-like: MTTAGILVLLSFALCCVPDTAFGIEVDCSTYPNTTNEEGKEVLVCSEAVSPICGSDGVTYGNECLLCAYNVEYGTNVSKDHDGECKEVAPVDCSRYPNTTSEEGKVVLLCSKDISPVCGTDWVTYDNECLLCARNLEAGTSVGKKSDGECKKEIVTVDCSDYPKPVCSLDYMPLCGSDNTTYNNKCNFCNAVMDSNGTITLSHFGKC; encoded by the exons ATGACCACAGCAGGGATTTTGGTGCTCCTCTCCTTCGCGCTTTGCTGCGTCCCAG ataCTGCCTTTGGGATTGAG GTGGACTGCAGTACATACCCCAACACCACAAATGAGGAGGGCAAAGAGGTGCTGGTCTGCAGCGAGGCCGTCAGCCCCATCTGCGGCTCTGACGGCGTCACCTACGGCAATGagtgcctgctctgtgcctaCAACGT agaaTATGGAACCAATGTCAGCAAAGACCACGATGGAGAATGCAAGGAAGTTGCCCCT GTGGATTGCAGCAGGTACCCCAACACAACCAGTGAGGAGGGCAAAgtggtgctgctctgcagcaaagACATCAGCCCCGTCTGCGGCACCGACTGGGTCACCTACGACAACGAGTGCCTGCTCTGCGCCCGGAACCT AGAGGCTGGAACCAGTGTTGGCAAGAAGAGTGATGGTGAATGCAAGAAGGAAATTGTCACA gTTGACTGCAGTGACTACCCCAAACCTGTCTGCTCACTTGACTACATGCCCCTCTGTGGCTCTGACAACACAACATACAACAATAAGTGTAATTTCTGCAATGCAGTCAT GGACAGCAATGGGACTATCACTTTAAGCCATTTTGGAAAATGCTGA